The genomic DNA GTTCTTTGTTCGACTTCAGTTGTGAAAAATGATAGTATGAACTGTGTATTGTCTATGAAAATGAACTTGAGGATCTGATCAACATTACGAGTGAGTTTCTGTAGGGGATTTCCAATTTGAAAGGTCAGAGTAATACAGGTTTGGATTGATTTCTTCCTCAAGTGGtctactttctcaaccaatcgaACGCTAAACGAAAATCAtatgagttctcattggctacttGGGATATTTTCCAttgctctgattggctttaGTCTTTACTCTGGTTTCTTAGCACAATTTAAATACACATTTTTGTTGCCAAGAGTTAAGTATCAGATTGTAAAACTGAAGGGCTTACAAAttaaattctgagtccccatgagacagttaccatctttcttattctgtttacaagaaaataaagatgttaCTATTTGCTGAAAAAGTTGTGGGGACAAAGAACATACTTTCCTTTAATacactgatttatttttaaaccaaatttatacaaaataaagttCCTTCCTAAGATAAAATAACAGTGTCAAAACTACATATTCTGTGTATGGAATACTTCAtgaatggatatttttctttagttgACCATTAATATTGTGGAAATACTCCCTTGAAAAAAGCTAATAAAAAATTGAGGAACATGAACCACTGAATAATGTAGCTGAGTTTCCCTCTATGATCTTTATGTGAATAGGAAAGTGTTTAATATTTAATTGAAATGAGGCTTCCCCTTACTTTTGCTTTTATATGACTGCAGttattctacaaaaaaaaaaaaaaggattttttttcctggatgACTCATACTGTCAAAATACACTAGTGACTTATTTTTTCCAATATACTGTGTTGTTTTCAGCTGAGGGTACATAGCTTTCTGATTATCCCCAGGGTCAACAATATTTATAGCCTGTACACAAAGACCTTTCACCAGTTGTTGTTTTGGCAGAGAAAAGTGACAACCTAAAGGACATTTCAGTTCTCCTGCTACAACTTTGAAGGAATTAAACTATTCTGCATTTCCAAAGTGGATAAAGGATGATTCTTCCCACCAAAGAGTTTGAACCCAACTGTTTTAAGCAGTAGTTGCTGTATCATTACAAAATGGCATTGGCTCCAATTCAATAATCAGTACCAAAGTGTCAGATCCTACTGTATGATTGCCACTGTGTACAATTTAGCTTACTATAAAAGGTTCTTCATTGTTAAAATAcaacaaatttcatttatataaattttaaatattgtgCAACAATATATTAAATATCCTCAAATTTATAATTaagtttaataaatatattattgttattgaCTTAGAGCACTTCCAAAATTTTCCTCACTGTGGGGTTCACCTTaaaagatggaaaaagaaaGTACATCaggtgaggaaaaaaaatgaacacatGTTAGCATGGAAATGAATAAACGAAAATATAACAGAGTTAATCTGTATACTAACAatcctctttcttttcctcctgCTAAAATTTATTCATCCATCTATCATCAACCAGAGTCTAGACAATTCTCCCACAGCCTGATTACTCTATGGCAGAGTTTTGTTTTTGAGTTTCATTTTGCctcttggcaattttttttttcaacagaaagtgaaaaatttttgCTGTTCAAGATTTCTGAAATTTCTGGTGAGAACTAATTTTTGCAATCTTCTTTTCAAGCGGCAGAACATCAACAAGGAACACAACCTGACATTTTTAACACTTTTAACccattaaattaaagcaaactTGACTTCAAACACCTGATTCACTAAAGTAAATTTAATATCTTAGACCCTTACAACCCAAAGGGCCTGACTCAAAAACAAAATCGCACAAAAGCCTCACCCTAGCCCCCTACCTACTCTTATGGTgcctttgatttgaaaaaaacatgatACTTTTAGCAACATTTCATTTCCTAGGTGCCTtcttttggaaaagaaaatttacctaATCCTGCCTAAAAAATACAACAGTTGTAAAACTTACAGGGAATCCACTAAGTTTGGATTTTAATCCACAGAAGTCAGCCTCTTCAATAATTTCCTTTGAGCTGTATGGGTTGTTCTTTTCTGTTACcctagaatgaaaaaaaaaaaatatatatatgatgAGTAGCACAGTCACATAGCCATTTGCTGTAACATAGttcaaaaataactatttttttattttttcactttttatcactttttgactttaattttgatcaaaatgtacattgtaatcaatatctgtaaatatttttattattttgcattaatAACACTAATTTTGGTATTACCCACAATCCCTTGTGGGCGTGGcacatttttggtttttcataaaatcttaagaaaatcaatggaaaaatgGATAAAAAGAGGTTTTGTAATTATTAGTTCACATTGAAGCAATGATTtcctcattttattttaaagggaGTTTGTAAATAGACTTTCGTCCTCTCTTTCTGACTGGTAGGTCACCGCAAATGTGACAGACAGTACATTACATTGTTATGCAATAATCTGCCCCTGCAAATTCTGTATGGACTCTCCTGTTATTGTCTGTGTAAACGAATCATGTGCTTTCAAAGAGAAGCTGCGAAGGAGCGGATTTCGTGGAAGTTTTAGTGGTGTTTTTCGCCATATTCCTTCGTCACTTTCCTTCGTTATGGTTCATGAACACGGCAGCAATGGTGGAAAGTGTTTCCGCGTCGACCAAACGTAAATTTCTAGCGTTAGATCTAACGAAATGGGTTGAAACGTTCTGTAAATTTAGCTTAATACAAGCCCATTCCAGGAGAGGTGAGCTTGTTTACTCAACTTAACAAGAATCGCGTCTGACAACGGATCTACTGGTGGATATGTGATGGAATTAAGCTCAATATGGTCGTTACGAAATGTGTTTCTGCtcgttttattttgatctgGAAAACATTCTACTTGACGATTCAACTTCAGCGTTGGTTTGTAAATATTATGATGTATGcccattacatttttgttattagtttGTTGCTTACACAGTcgaaattatcattattgctagTTTTTCACTTTCCTTCGTTACGGTTCATGAACACGGAAACAATGGCGGAAATTGTTTCTGCGTCGACCAAACGTAAATTTCTAGCGTTAGATCTAACGAAATGGGTTGAAACGTTCTGTAAATTTAGCTTAATACAAGCCCATTCCAGGAGAGGTGAGCTTGTTTACTCAACTTAACAAGAATCGCGTCTGACAACGGATCTACTGGTGGATATGTGATGGAATTAAGCTCAATATGGTCGTTACGAAATGTGTTTCTGCGCGTTTTATTTTGATCTGGAAAACATTCTACTTGACGATTCAACTTCAGCGTTGGTTTGTAAATATTATGATGTATGcccattacatttttgttattagtttGTTGCTTACACAGTcgaaattatcattattgctagTTTTGCACACTATGGTTGTTTTAATAGTTGCGAGCGTTACATTGTTCAGTGATAAAAACAGACGTTTATAACTTGCGTTAGAATAAACCATTCCTGTTGCAAATCATACTGCCTGTTGCTTTTATCATAAACTACTAACGGCCAAAAAATAGTGGCCCCATGTGCGTTCTATAttgagatatttcattttttttcttctgtctgaTACATTTCATGTTACGCGTTACACCCAGAAATTCACGCATTttcaggaaatatttattttttacaattttcactttgtcgcaaaccttgttttctttacaccaaAATGAAGTAGGATAACTAAGCTTATATTGTGGAAAGTGTGAGATTTAGAGGTTAAACCTTCCCGAAGATATTCGTTAGCAAAGGCACTTGagtccaaaatggcggcgtgactgtgctactcatcatatatatatatagcatgGATCAGCAGTTGAAGGAACTTTAGAATATTGTTCTCAATATAACTGGGGTTACGTGAATCAGAGCCCATCAAAAACGTAGAACTGAACAATCTCATTACTCAAAATTAACACTGAATcccattttaatttcttatcatGTTTTACTTGTTTTAGTCCAAAGCAATGActggcaaaaacaaaatttagttGGAATCACTGTTTGTTTCTTATATATCAATAGACTTGTGACAGTGCAGTGCTGTTTGCACAACACCAAACACAACCATGGCACAGGATACAGTTATACCGAAATGTTTAAGATCCAAGCAAGCTAACCACTTCACTATGTACTTACTGTGTTTCTGAGAAGAGGAACCTTTCAGAAAATGCAGCAATTGCTGAAAACTGTGCAAGACTGAAAGTAGACTTCTCATTTCCTTCAACCATCTGTAATTGAGAAAAAATATTATCTAACTTATAACTTGAGCTGAAaacaataactatttttttcatcagttattatgataataattactTCCTGCTCAGTCAATGATGCATATCAAGGTATCAAGGTATAACAACATCATTGTAAAACAGCTGAATAGCGTTAAAGGTGTGCTGTGATTGGCaactcaaactccaaatatcctttgccattcacctccaagcaacACATGCAGGATTTGCAcccaaaaatattgtaatcattGCAGGTATAAAATTAactaaaattatctttttgagCTATATTATTAACATGTACCACTGGCCACCTTTACTTTGGTGAATAGATATTAAGTACTAACAGAATCTTCTTGGAAAAAATGGAGGCACAATGACATCAGACATACCTCTATTAGTTTCTTGACCTGTTCTGTTGATATAGAGTCCACATGTATCTCCCTTAAGCCCTTGTCCATCTCCttttaatcaaattaaaagAAGCTTATTGAATTTtgacacaaattttaaaactaggATATGGATAGATCAAAATACTTTTAGTTGAATTACCTACCTTAAAAGTTATTTGATTATCTCTATCTTTATCCACTTTCTGAAATATATGTTTGTAAAGTGCTTTCCTTCTTGTGCTAGAAAGTAACATACTGAATTAATTCAATCTGAAGAAATGTGCTCTGTAGTCAGATGATTAAATTGTGGAACTAAATGACTAAATGGAAGATTTATCCTCACAGGTTCACTGTGATAAAAGAAACTGCAGAAGATAAGTTTGAAAACTTCAGGCTTCACCCAGGTTTGCACCAATGCCTCTTATTAACTAGTTTGTTGCTCTAACAAATGAGCTACCGAGCCACATGCTTTTAATGAGCTCTCTGTTCCATTTAAAGAAATGTGATTGCAAGTGAATGCACTAAATTATACTTTGATGTGCGCATGATTACAAATGAAAGAATGATATTCACACTAAACTTGAATTAAACAAGTTTCAAAAGAGAATTCTCAGCTGATAAATTTAGGATTTGACAAGGTTCAGTTGTATGCCAGTCCCAGTTATCAGTTGCCCACTTGGAAACTTTGAAGCATCAGGCTCCAGATGAGGcccaaattttttcaggcctttttttttttcttttttttttgcaatttgtttgAATGCAATTCAACTGAGAGGATCATTCTTTCCTTTGAAATTAACTTCAGGTCAAAACATCATTCATTTCATCACTTCTTGAGAATTGCATGGCAGCGGAACATTATTCCAAAGTTTGATGATGAAGAGACAAGGTTCACTTGAGATGAATAGGCAACTAACCTTATGATACAGTACTTTGTCAAATACTCCATTGGTGTCATTTCTgaggaaatcaaaattaaaattcatcatGGCAAGATTGATAAGTCACACTGCTCAGGGTTAAAGACACTCACAGAAAAATATCATGATGACTATACAAATTACCTTCAAGTAATTTAACATCCATAGGAAGCTCAAATCTACTTGTTTGCTTAGAAAGTGCTAGTCTTCCCTGAAGCCAGGGTTTCATTCCTTCTTTCCTTTGCTgcagaaaaatgagaaaagtaATTCTGATATAGAGAATGGCTATCATAATGACTGTGTTGAGtatcaatcaaccaatcaatcaatctttaTTCCTCCTAAGATAAAAAGACATATCTTAAGTTACATCAGCAGTAATAGGAATCTAAAAATACAGAAGACATactgtatatatatacataagaCATACTATATAAAATAATAGAAAGATTAAAGATTATATTTGAAGATAAGcctatttacaaaaacattcttaAATCTTTCAGTCTTTATATCTGGGCAATGAGCACTTTTGTTTCTGAGTTGGTACTTTGCTTCTTCTTCAGAATGATGTTACCAAGCAGGCAATAGGAATCTACTGAACATACCCTGAAAATCTTCCTATCTGCCTTTTCTAAAGTTCTCGAATGTCCATTCTCTTAGATGtgtatttcctttttaaagCATCTGTCCATAAAGTTTTGTATGACCATGAGATCTGAGTCTATAGCACCATAAACAGGCAGACCATAAGTGAAATGTGGTAAAACTAAGGCACTAAATAGGTGGTCTACTTCACCTTGACTGAAACCTTCCTTCTGTAAAGGTCTTAATACAAACAGACACTTATTTGGCTTAATCAACTTAGCACGTACGTGTTCTCTATACTTACAATTCTCCTAAAATGTAACACCTAAAATGGGCAGCTTCATGCATTGTGGAGTATCATTAACTTGCACAGTATGCCAGGCAGCATATCTACCAATCACACCAGGAGTACCTCTGAGATTTTTGCTGTTCTTGAAAATATCACCCCTAACTACCCCTATATCAGACCAACTTAAAACCACATTGAATGTCCATTCTCTTAGATGTGTATTTCCTTTTAATGCATCTGTCCATAAAGTTGTGTATGACCATGAGATCTGAGTCTATAGCACCATAAACAGGCAGACCATAAGTGAAATTTGGTAAAACTAAGGCACTAAATAGGTAGTCTACTTCACCTTGACTGAAACCTTTCTTCTGTAAAGGTCTTAATACAAACTGACACTTATTTGGCTTAATCAACTTAGCATGTATGTGTTCACTATATTTACAATTCTCCTGAAATGTAACACCTAAAATGGGCAGCTTCTTGCATTGTGGAATGTTATTAACCTGCGCAGTATGCCAGGCAGCATATCTACCAATCACACCAGGGTTACCTCTGAGAACTTGCTGTTCTTGCTGTTCTTGCTGTTCTTGaaaaatatcacccctaaatacCCCTATATCCAACCAACTTAAAACTATATTAcaagtttaatttaaaaaaataacctttgGTGACACTTTCATCTAGTACATActctgtacatgtacatgaaaataGTTCCTTCCCTGGTCAATAGAGTGGTAAAATCAAGTTAACTGAAATACTTGAGTGTCAAAAAGTctaaaacttaaaatgaaataaatctcaCATTACTGCATAAAGCTAAATCACATCTGAGTTACATAAATAGACCTCAAAACAATCAACTTACCTTATGTTCATCCATTATAGATGTCATAACTTCAGTGCTCTCAGCAGAAGGCACAAACCGTGGCATTAATGAGTTGGTTAAAGATTTCTTTAGAGGTCTTGACTCTCTTTTTTGTTCCAACCGATATTCAAGGAGGTCCTGTGGAAATAACTTAAATTAGTTTGTGTAGTTAACTCCTATCCACTGGATACCCATTTTTGCATTGGATAGCTTTGTTCACTCTTTCAAAGCCTGGGTCTTGGAAAATTACTTAACATTATTAAATACAGAACCCATAATCTAAAGGGTCCAGAAAAGAAGATGGAGATGAATTGGCCATGTGCTCCAAATGCCATCATCAGCCTTGCCCAGACTCACTCTGATGGACTCCCCATGGCCCAAGGAAATGAAGGACAGAGCTTGGACATGTGGGCAGCTTGACCAACAGGCAACCAACAGAAATCAATGGCATTCTATGGCAGAGGCCTTATGTGCATACAAGCACAAAGGGCACTAACTAGCTAACTTACAAAGAAGGAGCAAGTAGGGCAGTTTGGGTAAACAGACAATGTTCTAACCTCAAAAAACTACACCTTAACTAAAGTAACAGAGTGTGATTATATTCAATGTTAACAAGGACAAGAAAGCAAACTATGCAAAGAAATTGACTACCAGATAGGTATATCTCAACATTCTATTATAATTTAAATGCAAAGGGTAATTAATAACTCACAAAGATTCTAAAACAGCCTCAGGAGTACACACATTATTCggcaaaagaaaaccttttttcgcACAAATTGCCTATCTTGTAATTGAATTGTATTCAGTGTTTTAAATCAAGTAATGTCCCAAATACTTTTACAAAATGCAAACTGTTTCTATCAAAGCTCTAAGCTCAAACTCCTGTTTATAATAGATTCAAGTATGTTTTGTCAACTgcattaaaacacaaaataaaattagagtTATCAAGCGTTTGATGTTGTCCTTGAGTAGCACAGTGTTATTAAGTCAGACAAGTAAATCAAGTAAGGCCAGGTATGCTACATTTGCTTTCGTAGGTATGCTTTTGTAGCATACCTGGCCTCACTTGATTTGTATGTCTGACTTTAAAGTTGGAGTTATTGAAAACTtacaaaaagaatttgaatttatGTTTATAACTGTTAGATATACATTTACCTCCAAACTGACCTGCGACTACAAATAAGATAGCACATGTATGAATATTGGAATAAATATTGCCTTGCAGATTCTAAAAAACCTAGTAACTGGAAGCAATACTTATAATTAATTGGTGACAATATTATATTTAAGGTAGTTTGGACAGGTGGTAAGATAATTTCAAGATGGAAAATACTCATTATTATATTTGCTGAGTGGGGGGAGTATACATTTCAAAGTTCAAGAACATGAACTAGATATTGTTTAATACAAGGAAATATATATTACTTTTCTCTTCAATTCTGTTTTTACTAAGAAAAAGACTGTATttaatttagttcttttttaaacaaagtcaTTCCAATCTTATATAGAAACTAATTTAGAATGGGAAGATGAGAAGTAATTATTTCGAAAAATGAATGATGCCACCAGAGTGAATATAATTAActtattataaataatttatcaatttattggAAAGAAGAACTTCAAAACATAAAGTACACTGAACAGAGTCCCAAAACAGACGTTTAATGCTgaattttatatcattattCAATTTGGATCCTTCAGTTCTATTTGTTCATCAGTTCCATGCTGCATTGatgtaaaaaccaaaatattttgacaTGTAAGGATGTCCATAAACATGTCTCTAAGTATATCCATTAATTAGCAAGTTTGTGATAATGAGGGGAGAATGTCTAAAATACTTCACTTATAGTATAATTATAGTTTAAAGCATTATAAAACCAACAAAACTGCTACTGACATTAATCTCCAAATAAATCAATGAAAGTgtatttaatttgtaaaaacttccacaagaaagaaaactaCAACACTGTTGTAAAACATACCctatatcaattttttttccacaataaTTAAACAACAATGTATTGTCATATGATGAGTGATAATTATAGAATTTTTAATTAGCCACAACTGTCAAATTTAGAGCTTTTTGTCTATGTCAAAGCTTCTCCCATATCTTAATCATTGCAAAACCTCCATGGTCACGAAAGTCTGAGGTTctacatttatttattacagTCAGGCTGCCTAAAtgattttctgaaaattttggGTTCCCTGCTGCGGACTCTGCTAATTGAAACAATATTAATAGTAAGCATAGACAAGGATAAGAATCCAAGGTTAATGTTCCTAATTAGAAGGGACAAAACTAACAAGAGAAGGCACATGACAAGATACTAGTCAAGAATCAGCATGACTATTAAAACATATTTGTATGAAATAGTGCAGACTGGAATAAGCTACACAAAAATTACCAGATTACCATGGTCTGAAATGTGTTAACATAACGATTAGTGCAAACTACACTGAAGCAGTACAGCGTAGATGAGCTTTCAGCAGCCATACAATCTATATAGTTATTGTAGTCCAAAACTCAATGAAACAAACCTTTGGATCATACATCCTGTAGGCTCCAGGTGCTCTTATATACTCAGGTTTGGGTaaactgaaagagaaaagttATAATATCTTTAATTTTCAAGACAATCACTGATGATTATAAGGTGTGTATCATTGTTAGTAGTTTTCATGCAAACCTGACACAGTGAGTCAAACATAGCAAAAGGAAGCTTCTAATCCTCACTCTATTTTACACTGATTTTTCATGGTTTAAAATTTACAATCACCTTTAGAGAAATTTCAAGACAATGTCTTGAAATATATCTCCTTTTATTAGACTTCTCTTCAAAAGATGGCCAAATGTTAAGTTAGGTGAATACCaatgaagtaaataaattaattattctaACTTACACTTCAGGCTCAAGTTTGGGTGCCAcctcttctctttcttctgcCACCTTCTCTTCTTCCTCTGGCCTCTTCTCCTCATTCTTCtcttctgtttttatttcctctACAGGTTGAACTGGTGCTACAGGAGGTGGTTTCAGAAGTGGTGGTTTTTCCACCACCTTGCGCTCAAGCAATGATGTTGTTCTCTTCTGTGTGGCTGATGCTACTTTGGGTTCCTCGCGTTTAAGTGTTGGGGACTCTGCCTTACTCACAGTAGGTTTTAGAATAGGTTTGATCACCTGCTCCTTCCCTTCTTCTTTAGATGGCGGTGACTTGAAACTCGTAAGAATCAGAGAATCTGAGAACTTGACTTGATGTGTTTGTGGTTTGGGCCTCTCCACCTCTGTCTTCTGAGGAACGTCATTGAGCTTTTGAGCCACAGGCTCATTATCCACCTCTTTCTCTAGTTCTTTTTCAATCTGAGCAGGTTCCTCCACAGGCTCTGGCATTACAACCTCTTCCTTTACATCATCAAACCTAACATCTTCAGTTGGACTCAAAGTTTCTTCAGTTGCCCACTGTGGAATCTCTGGAACATCAATTTGTATATCAGAATCACTTTCCTCCTTTGTGCCAGCTTCTTTTTGCTCTTCTTTGTTGATTTCAGGAGATGAATTTTTATCAGGTCCTAACTTAGTTATGATGATTTCAAGAACAGGTTCCACAGGATCTGCATCTGAAGTCTTGATATCAGCTGGAGGTTTTTCTAGTGGTGGCTCAAGAGTCACTTGATTATCAGGCCAATTTTTGTCATCATCACCCAAATATTTTTCAGCAAGACCTTCACAGTGGGTGGCATCTAAATCTTGTTCTGTTTGTAACTCTTCATCTAGAGATAGACCAGAAAAATTCGCAAAAAGATACAATTTTCAAGtaaagtgatttcaaaatcagaGATAATTCAGTACTTCAAACCGGCTGAAACTTCCAAATATATATTAGTTCAAGCTAATTATGTTGCTACCAATATACTCAGGTCAGTGTGCAACAATTTTTTCACATCAAAAACCCTACACATCTACATCACTTTCTTCCAagcaatatcaatacactatTCCTGTCCAGCAAA from Pocillopora verrucosa isolate sample1 chromosome 2, ASM3666991v2, whole genome shotgun sequence includes the following:
- the LOC131792841 gene encoding FK506-binding protein 5-like produces the protein MMAHDQHLLWTTKGTKASKDNMDPNSLHIFFNSANTGRPGQGRPIQRVKSAAPRIGGRHPGGKEYNKVNASPLGSHSSFFLNPSPTPATSRPLSSRSGRSSYSSVQKNKQEPSASPTSLYLQLHKARCKSAPPRPADYYLPQKSKSWQSRGGSTSSLSRSAPKRAWQNRTSSAKSQHSLMSREEVEKRHKERCKSAPLPYDFSSIEVVNCVPKHGSDIQRLKAFTRPLTCMPDVIQNVLSHNGLRHCCSAYQPRPKSSPSRQQFWPVARPTVFQRGDVPKYLHFVKPAGFWVRGEGGHLKTGPDDDLSLLNDNQDVLARADFPLNYEDDLDETVLFEEQFIVPASPSEASSEREYSLEPRDEELQTEQDLDATHCEGLAEKYLGDDDKNWPDNQVTLEPPLEKPPADIKTSDADPVEPVLEIIITKLGPDKNSSPEINKEEQKEAGTKEESDSDIQIDVPEIPQWATEETLSPTEDVRFDDVKEEVVMPEPVEEPAQIEKELEKEVDNEPVAQKLNDVPQKTEVERPKPQTHQVKFSDSLILTSFKSPPSKEEGKEQVIKPILKPTVSKAESPTLKREEPKVASATQKRTTSLLERKVVEKPPLLKPPPVAPVQPVEEIKTEEKNEEKRPEEEEKVAEEREEVAPKLEPEVLPKPEYIRAPGAYRMYDPKDLLEYRLEQKRESRPLKKSLTNSLMPRFVPSAESTEVMTSIMDEHKQRKEGMKPWLQGRLALSKQTSRFELPMDVKLLEEMTPMEYLTKYCIISTRRKALYKHIFQKVDKDRDNQITFKEMDKGLREIHVDSISTEQVKKLIEMVEGNEKSTFSLAQFSAIAAFSERFLFSETQVTEKNNPYSSKEIIEEADFCGLKSKLSGFPVNPTVRKILEVL